GTAGAGGTCCCCGGAAGAGCGCCCAACTCTTCCGAGATCAAATGCCTGAACATACTTACGTCCTGCACGGTCTGTGCATCCGGCTGAATGACCAGCATGTAGTCATAAATTACTTCCTGTTCCATATTATATGATTTTTCAACCATCAATTTGAGAAGTTTGCCATCATCAACAGCAATTGGATAGCATCCCTTTTTTCACAATACGAATATACGAACATTTTTAGTAATTACTAATAAAATTAGCAAAAAATACTAAAAAAAGTGGCTGCAAGGTTGTAGTCCGGCAGCCACGGTTATATCAGAAGCTTTTAACGATCGCTGTAAAGTCAGCCGCCACAAGGGATGCGCCGCCAATCAGGCCGCCATCCACATCAGGGCAGGCAAAAAGTTCCGGTGCATTGGAAGGCTTCGCGCTGCCGCCATACAGGATGGCGATGCCCAATGCGGCTTCCTGGCCGTATTTCTCGGCGATCTGTGACCGGATGAACGCATGCATGTCCTGCGCTTGCTGGGCACTGGCGGTAAGCCCGGTGCCAATAGCCCAGATCGGTTCGTAAGCGATCACGATGTTCTTCAGGCTTTCGGCATCCAGGTGAAACAGGCTTTCCTGTAACTGTTGTGCCACAAAGGCATTCTGGGTTTCCGCTTTCCTGATCTCCAGCGGTTCCCCGCAGCAGAAGATCGGCTTGATGCCGGCTGCCAGCGCCAGATCTATTTTTTTCGCCAGTTGCGCATTGCTTTCAGCAAAGTATTCGCGGCGTTCCGAATGGCCGAGGATCACATAATCCACACCGATGGACTGCAGCATATCCGCGGATACCTCGCCGGTGTAGGCGCCTGATTTTTCACTGGCGCAGTTCTGTGCCGCTACCAAAATGCCGGGATAGTGCTTTGTCAGTTGCTTTACCTTGGTCAGGTAGGGGAAAGGCGGCGCTATCACCACTTCCTGTTCTGCTGACAACTGGATGCCGGCCGCTACGATGTCATTCACCAGTTGCTCGCCTTGCGCGAGGGTGAGGTTCATCTTCCAGTTGCCTGCTACGATCTTCTTTCTCATATGATTTTAATATTTCAGATTCGGGTTTGAGGCGCGAAAAATACGGCTTTATCCCGGAAAAACATATGTCAATATTTGGGTATCGCCATCGGTGAGAGATTGTCCTTTCAGCTGCATCCAGGCATCGGCATCCCGCAACGCTTCATCCAGCCGGTAGCGGTCTGTGCCGCCCCAACTGAAGGAGGGGAGGAATTTCGGGGGAAAAACAGGGCCGAATACGTTGCAGGACACACCGATCACCGTGCCTGTATTGAACATCGTATTGATGCTGCAACGGCTGAAATCTCCCATCAATACACCGCACTTCGGGCCGGCGGACCAGGCTTCCTGGCGCGCTTCCATCCAGATGCGCACTTCCCGGGCGTTGTTCTTCATATTAGAGCAGCAGGTGTGCGCTCCGAGATTACACCATTCACCGATCACGGCATCTCCCAGATAGCCGTCATGGCCTTTATTGGAATGATCGAAGATCACGGAATTCTTGATCTCACCACCCGCCACGCACCGGCTGCCGATGGCCGTAGCCCCATAAATACGGCTGCCCATTTTCAGCACGGAGGATTCGCCGAGCCCGAACGGGCCACGGATCATACTGCCTTCCATGACCTGGGCATTTTTGCCTATATAAATGGGCCCTGCCGTGGCGTTCAGTATGCTGCATTCTACTACTGCGCCCGGTTCTATAAAAATATTTTCGTGATTGAGCACCTGATTGGTGGAGGAAAGGGGAGCGGAAACACGGCCTGCGGTCAACAGGGCAAAATCGTCCCGGATGGCCGCATCGTTGTACTGGAAAATATGCCAGGGCTGATCGATCCGGAGAATATCGCCTTCATAGTTCACACGTTCCGAAGTGGAGGGGGAAAAGAAATCTTCCCCGCTGATGACCTTTACCAGCAACCGTCCATCCTTATACAGTTCCTGACCGGGTTCCAGCTTGCGGATCACTTCCAGGAGCGGGGCGGAGGGCAGCAGATGGCCATTGAGCAGTATGGTCACAGCGCCTTTCGGGGCTTTTTGCAACGGGTATTTTGTCTGAAGATAATCAGTGGTGAAATAGCTGATGGGGGAGGTATTCAGCCAGCGCTCCCATTTTTCACGGATCGTGAGAAGGCCGACCTTGAAGGCAGCCACCGGCCGTGTATGGGCGAAGGGGTATAACAGATCCCGCTCAGGCGTGTCAAACA
This genomic stretch from Chitinophaga sp. XS-30 harbors:
- the tpiA gene encoding triose-phosphate isomerase gives rise to the protein MRKKIVAGNWKMNLTLAQGEQLVNDIVAAGIQLSAEQEVVIAPPFPYLTKVKQLTKHYPGILVAAQNCASEKSGAYTGEVSADMLQSIGVDYVILGHSERREYFAESNAQLAKKIDLALAAGIKPIFCCGEPLEIRKAETQNAFVAQQLQESLFHLDAESLKNIVIAYEPIWAIGTGLTASAQQAQDMHAFIRSQIAEKYGQEAALGIAILYGGSAKPSNAPELFACPDVDGGLIGGASLVAADFTAIVKSF
- a CDS encoding putative sugar nucleotidyl transferase — its product is MNPHYILFDTPERDLLYPFAHTRPVAAFKVGLLTIREKWERWLNTSPISYFTTDYLQTKYPLQKAPKGAVTILLNGHLLPSAPLLEVIRKLEPGQELYKDGRLLVKVISGEDFFSPSTSERVNYEGDILRIDQPWHIFQYNDAAIRDDFALLTAGRVSAPLSSTNQVLNHENIFIEPGAVVECSILNATAGPIYIGKNAQVMEGSMIRGPFGLGESSVLKMGSRIYGATAIGSRCVAGGEIKNSVIFDHSNKGHDGYLGDAVIGEWCNLGAHTCCSNMKNNAREVRIWMEARQEAWSAGPKCGVLMGDFSRCSINTMFNTGTVIGVSCNVFGPVFPPKFLPSFSWGGTDRYRLDEALRDADAWMQLKGQSLTDGDTQILTYVFPG